The Anaerolineales bacterium region GGTGGCGCCTGAGGCCATCGCCTCTTCCACCACGTCCACCGGGGTGAACGGGTTCAGGCCCTGGTACTTGAGGCGCAGGCCCTTCTCCGCTGTGGCGGAGAACTGGCCCTTGGTCAGGCCGTATACGCCGTTATTCTCGACGATGTAGACCATAGGCACGTTGCGGCGCATGATGTGCTTGAACTGGCCCATGCCGATATTGGTGGTGTCGCCGTCGCCGCTCACGGCCAGGGCGCGCATGCGGTGGTCGCCGAACATGGCGCCCGTCGCCACCGAAGGCATACGGCCGTGCAGGCTGTTGAAACCAAAGCTGCGGTTCAGGAAGTAGGCCGGGCTCTTGCTCGAGCAACCAATACCGCTCAGCTTGATCACATCCTCGGGCACTACGTTCAGTTCGTAGGCGGCCGCAATGATCTGGTTGGAAATCGAGTTGTGACCACAGCCGGCGCACAGGGTGGTGGGGGCGCCGCGGTAGTCATTCTTGGACAGCCCAACCAGGTTGAGCTGCACGTTTGGCATTTGTGCGGTTTCAGTCATGGCTACTTCTCCTGAAGCTCTACGGCTTCCTTGACCCAGTTGGCGGTCAGCGGCATGCCGTCATGTTTGGCGAGTGAGATCAGTTTCATGGTGTGCTCTGGGTACTCCAGGCGCAGGATCATGTTCATCTGGCCGTCGCGGTTCATCTCAACTACGTATACCCGTTCGTGCTTGTCAATGAAGTCCTTGACCTCACTGGTGAAAGGCACGGCGCGCAGGCGCAGATAGTCGGTCTCCAGACCGTTCTCGGCCAAATAATCACGCGCTTCCAGAATGGCGGCGTCAGTGGAGCCGTAAGAGATGATGCCAACTTTGTTGCCGCTGCCGGTGATCTCAGGCTTGGGCATGTAGCTGGAGGCCGTCTCAAACTTGTGCTTGAGGCGGGCCATGTTCTTCTCCCAGTCCTCGCTGCGCTCACTATACTTGGCATTGTCGTTGTGGCCGGTGCCGCGGGCGAACCAGGCGCTGCGCGGGTGCTTGTTGCCCGGCACCGTGCGGTAGGGGATCCCGTCGCCGTCCACATCCTTGTAGCGCTGCCAGTCACTCAGCTTCTCCAGGTCTTCTTCCCACAAAATCTTGCCGCGGTCCATCGGGACGTTCGGGTATTCGAACGGCTTGGTCATCCAGGTGTTCATGCCCAGGTCCAGGTCGCTCATTACGAAGACAGGTGTCTGCATGCGCTCGGCGATGTCAAAGGACTTCCAGCCGAACTCGAAGCATTCGCTGGCCGAACCGGGCAGCAGCATGATGTGCTTGGTGTCGCCGTGACCCAGGAAGTAGGTGGAGATGATGTCGCCCTGCGAAGTGCGCGTGGGCAAACCAGTGCTGGGGCCAACGCGCTGAATATCCCAAATAACCACGGGGATCTCGGCATAGGCAGCCAGGCCCACGAACTCGGTCATCAAGCTGATGCCGGGGCCGGAGGTGGAGGTCAGCGAGCGCAGGCCAGACCAGCCGGCCCCCACGGCCATACCGATGGCGGCCAATTCGTCCTCAGCCTGCACGATGCCGTAGGTCTTGCCGTCGTGGCCTTCTTTGTCGCGGAACTTGGCGATGTTCTGGCTTACGCCTTCAGCCAGGCTGGAGGCCGGAGTGATGGGGTACCAGGCCATGAACTGCACGCCGCCGAAGATGGAGCCCAGCGCGCCGGCGGTGTTGCCGTCAGCCATGATGAAGCCCTGGGTCTCGTCCATCGGCTCTACACGGAAGGGGTCGGTCTTGGTGAGGCTGGTCTTGGCCCACTCGTAGGCGGCCTCGATCACGCCCATGTTGATGGCAATCGGCTTCTCTTTGCCGTCAAAGTGGTAATCCAGCGCTTCACGGATCTTGGACATGTCAATGTCCAGCATGTGCGCCAGCACGCCCACATAGGCCATGTTGGCAACATAGTCGCGCAGGGTGGCCGGGGCGGTGGATTCCTTGGCAAATTTCTTGGCGGGGAAGGAGTACACGGAAATGTCCGTGCGGTTGACCTCAAATTTCAGGTGATCGCCGTAATAGAAGGCGCCGCCGGGGGCCACACTGGCCAGGTCCTCAACAAAAGTGTCCTCGTTCATCGCCACCACGATCTCGTGCTCGGCGCGGCGGGCGAGGTAACCCTTCTTGCTCAGGCGGATGGTGTACCAAGTGGGCAGACCCTGAATGTTGGACGGGAACAGGTTCTTGCCCGAGACGGGGATGCCCATCTTGAACAGGGCGCGCAGCAGCGTCAGGTTGGACGTCTGGCTGCCCGAGCCGTTCTTGGTGGCCACGGTCATCGAAAAATCGTTGACCACAGCTTTGCCTGTTCCGGTTTGTTGTGTTTCTTGCACCTGCGGTGTTGCCATTCCTTCTCCTTGTTTGACGTTATTCGTCACGCTTATCGATGAGGTCAAAGTGGCCATTGAGTAGCTGGTGGCCACGTTCAAAATCCTGGTTGGCAATAGCTTCCACGATCTGGCGGTGCGAACTCCAAACCTGCACCTGGTAGGCCAGCCCAGTGTAACGGCTCAGGCCCACTTGCTCGTACGCTTCCCAATAGGCCTCCAGTAGGCCGATCACGAACGGGTTCTCCAGGTGGCGGTAGATGACCAGGTGCAGTTCGCGGTGTTCCGCATGCGGCACGCGGATCGGCTCGACTTGCAGCATCTCTTCGGCACGGTCCACCAGCTTGCGCAGGTGGTCAATGTCCTCGGGTGTCAGGCGCTCCACCGCCTCGTACCAGTAGGCGCGCTCCAGATGTCGACGCACGTCTGAGAAGCGGTCAAACGCAGCGCGGTCACGGTCCATCGCATAAAACAGGCTCTCGCGCACGGCGGGGGCGAAAGTGTAGGGCAGGCGCTTGATGCCCGTGCGCGGCCGTACCTCCACAAAGCCGAGGGCGCGTGCCACTTGCAGTTGCTCTCTCAGAACCGAAATGCTCACGCCGTGCTCGGCGCTCAGTTCCTGGAGCGAGGGCAGGCGGTCACTGCCATTGCCGTTGGCAAGGTATTTTATAAAGTCGAAGGAGGTGGTTTCTTTCAACATAAAGACTCTGATTTGATAATGCTTATTAATCAGATTATTATGAGGATTTAAGTATAGCGGTATTCAACACTGGAGTCAAGCTGCTGTAGATATTGCCGCCTTGACGTTGCTTTTTGATACCCGTATTATCGGCACACTTCTGCCGCGGTAGACATCCTTCACATAGGTGTTCTATGACCAAACAGCCGGATCGTATTCACATCATTTCCTTCGTCAACCAAAGCCTGGGTAATTCCATGTACTTGGTCGCCGATCCGGCCAGCAGGCAGGCCGCGGTCATCGACCCTGAGCGTGACGTCGAGAAGTTCGTGCGCGCCGCCCAAGAGCAAGGCTTCGCCATCCGCTACGGGCTGGAAACTCACCTGCACGCGGATTTCATTTCCGGCGTGCATGAGCTGCAAGCCACCCTGCGCGCCGCAGACCCGGCTGCCGAATACGAGATTGCCGCCAGTGCTGCAGGCAAGAGTATTTTCCCGCACCGCGCATTGACCGAAGGGGATGTCATCACGCTGGGTGATCTGGAGTTGCGCGTAGTTAGCAGCCCGGGCCACAGTCGCGAGCATATTAGCTTCATAGCCTATGCAAAGGGCACTGATCAGCCGCTGGCGTTGTTCAGCGGCGGTTCGCTGATCGTGGGCGGCACCGGCCGCACCGATTTGCACGGGGAGGAGAACACCATCCCGCTCGCACGCGCCCTGTTCGCAACCATGCAGAAATTTGCCAAGCTGCCCGATGAGCTGCCGGTCTACCCCACCCATGGCGCAGGCTCCTTCTGCAACACGGCCGCCGGCGGCGAGCGCACGTCCACCATCGGTCACGAACGCAAGACCAATCCCTTCTTCCAGATCAACGATGAGGAAGAGTTTGTGCGTGCCGCCACCGATGGTCTAGGTAACTTTCCCGACTACTACAAGCGTCTGCCCGCCGTGAACCGCACAGGCGCCCGCGTGTTGGGCGGCGTGCCGCAGCCGGTGGCGCTCACTCCGGCCCAGCTGCAGTCAGAGGTTCAGGCCGGTGCGGTGGTGCTGGATGTGCGCGAGGCTGATCTCTTCTTGGCCGGCCACATTCCGCAAGCCTTTGGCATTCCAGTCTTCGCCCCGCTCAGCACTTGGGCGGGCTGGGTGCTGCCCGAGGCGCGCATCATCATCGTTGCCGATGCGCCGGCTGAGCTGGATGAGGCAGTGTTGCAACTCATCCGTGTAGGCTATGACGATGTGTTCGGGTTTTTGGAAGGAGGGCTGGCCGCCTGGCAGGCTGCTGGCCTGCCACTTGCGCGCGTGGAGAACATTGCTGCTCTACAACTTAAGGATTGGGTGGATGCGCAGAACGCACCCTCCATTCTGGATGTGCGTCTGCAGCACGAATGGGATAGTGGGCGGCTGCCGGGCGCCCGCCTGCTGGAGGCGGGTTTGCTGCCGGCGGCCACGGCGGAGCAGTTGGGCAGTCTGCAGGAGCCGCTATTGGTGCATTGCAAAGCCGGCACGCGTTCTACGATTGCAATCTCGCTGCTGGAGCGCAAGGGCTTCACCAACCTGCTGGCGCTCGACGAAGGCATTGAGGCTTGGAAGCACGCCGGTTACCCGTTGGTAAATGGCAAAAATTAGCCCTGCCTCCACTTGACAACTGAACAAGTGTTCTATATACTGTTGGCATAGTGAGGTATGCCATGCAGGCTCCTATCAACTCAAATCCTGAAAAAGCCGGCCAGCAGGCGGCCATTGAGCAGCTCAACAGCGCCGTGGTAGGCCTTAGCGCTCAACGCCAGCACCTGCGGGATTACCGCCAGCGTGCTGAGCGCAGCAGCCTGGTCAACCAGGCGCTGCAGGCCTACCGGGCCTATATCCGCCTTCAGGGTGAGCCTGGCGCAGTCTAGAACTAAAAAAAGCCTCGAGTATTCGAGGCTTTTTAGATTTGAGGCATAAGCTCAGTTGGTTGCCCACGGGTGGCTGCAGCGCAAGGCGAACCCATTCTGTGCCCAGGCATCCCAGCGGGTGATCAATTCAAAGATGCTCACGCTGCTTTGCAGATGTTCTGGCGTTAACGCCACCCAGGCGTCCAGATGCTCTGCTTGCCACCCCGTCGCGCACAGGCTTTGCACCAGTTGCACCTGCTCCTGCAGCGCAGCCTGTGGCTCCGCTGCTGGCGAGCGCAAGCTGAACGAGCCGCCAGCCAAAGCGCTCAGCGTCTCTACCGCAGCCTGATCCAGCACAAAGATCTCGTCAAATGCAATACCAGCCGCACTAATTGGCGGCAGGGCCGCAACGGCTTCACTGCTCGTACTGGCCAATCGCAGCTCCGAATGCGGCTGCGCATAGCCAGACCCGCTTTGCAGTGGGGCAGGGTACAGCGGGCTCCACTCCAGCGTGCCACTTTGCGTGCGCTGCACTTGCCAGGCCGCCAGCAGCTTAGGCTGCTCGGCGTCCATCGCATCCACAACCACAACCAGCCTGTTTTGCTTGATAGGAGTCTTGGCCGCGCCAATATCTGCAGCTTGGGCGCTGCCCAGGCTGCCTGCCAGCAGGCCGCTTAGAATGCCAACGCCTATGAAGGCAAAGAATAGTGTGCGGCGTGTGAGCATAAACTTGCCCATCACAGCGCTCCCATCAGCCACAACCCGATCAATAAACCCAGCACCCAACCACTCATCGCGACCACCACCCAGCTTTCTGTCAGGCGCGCCAGCAGGGTGGGCTGGCTGTTCCAGCTGGGTTCGGTATACAGGTCATCCGCGGCGTATTCGGCGCGTAGGCTACGCTGGGCTTGCACATCCATGGCCCGCTCGGTGGCCCGCTTGGCCGCGTTTGCCGCCGCCCGCAATACGCGGCTGCCCATCGGGCGTGCCGCGCCTAACGGCCGCAGCGCGCTCAGTGCGCTGACCGCCAGCTGCCATACTTTGAGTTCAAGCCACTCGCCAACCTGCGTCATCATCATTTCACCGTGAAGTAGTAACCTTCAGAACCTTGCCGCGCCCATCCGCCACCACGCGCACCGTGCGCGCCAGGTTTGGCCCGTCGCCGGCGGCGCGGCCTTTGAAAGTCAGCAGATACGTGGCGCCACCCGCGCTCTTGGCGCTGGCTTGCGTGCGCACAGTCGGCTGCTCACCCGCCAGTTCAGGGAACTGGCGGTGGATCTGCTGAGTGATCGTTTTGATGGTCTGGTTGTCCATCTCTTGCTCTATTCGCCCACCCGCAAGTTGAAGCGGGCGCGCTTGCGCATGAAGGCTGGCACGTCCAGATCGTTGAGCACGTCCACCGGCATGGCCGGCATGCTCTCGGCGATCATTTCGGTTCGCACAGGCTTGGCTTCGACCCCTGCCTGGAAGGCGCTCTCGCTCGGCTCGGTCTCGCCCTCGCCGATCTCGTCAGGCACAACATCCATCCCATTCATCTCGGCGGGCATGCCTACCGCGGCCATGGCCGGCACGGCAGCCTTGGCCACTACTTTGGCTGGCGCAGCCGTCACCGCTACCGGGTGCAGCTTCTCGGCGCCGGGCAACACTTCTTCCAGGCTCTTGGCCCCGATGCCGGTCACCACCAGGATCACCTGAGTGCGCTCGGTCATGCGCTCATCGCTCGAGACGCCCATCACCACTTCCACATCCTCGTTCACCAGCTCACGCAGGTAACCCAGCGCTTCGCCGACTTCGAACAGGGTCAGGTCATCACCGCCACTGAAGTTGGCGATCACGCCCGAAGCATCCTTGAGGGAAACGCTCTCCAACAGCGGGTGATTGAGCGCCTGCTGCACCGCTGCTACGGCCTTGCCTTGGCCCGTGCCCTGGCCGATCGCCATCAGCGCGCCGCCACCCTTCAGCATCATGTTGCGCACATGCGCAAAGTCCACGTTGATCAATCCGGGCTGGGTCACCAGCTCGGCAATGCCCTGCACAGACTGGCGCAGCACATCATCCGCCATGCGGAAGGCAGTTTCCAGCGGAAGGTCCTGCGGAGCGACATACAGCAGGCGGTCATTAGGGATCGCGATCAGCGTGTCCGTGTTGGGTTGCAGCATGGCCAGGCCTTCCTGCGCGTTCTTGAGGCGGCGGCCCATCTCAAAGCTGAACGGCATCGTCACCACCGCGATCGTCACCGCGCCCAGTTCGCGCGCCACTTCGCCCGCAATGGCGATGGAGCCGGTGCCGGTCCCGCCGCCCATGCCCGCCGTCAGGAACACCATGTCGGCGCCTTCCAGCGCGGCTTCAAGTTCCTTGCGGCTCTCGATGGCGGCCTGGCGGCCGATCTCAGGATTGCCGCCGGCGCCCAGGCCGCGGGTCAGCAGGGGGCCAAGCTGCACCTTGGTGGGCGCCAGGCTCCTCTGCAGCACCTGATAGTCAGTGTTGGCCGCGATGAAGTCAATGTTCTCCAGACCCAGCTCGATCATGCGGTCCACGGCGTTGCCGCCGCCGCCGCCCAGGCCTACGACCTTGATGACCGGGCCGAGCTTGGTCTTGGTGGGTTGGGTTTCCAGGTTGAAGTCTTCCATACTTGTGCTCCCTTGGTGGCTAGGCCATGTCCGGCAGGTTCTCTACCTGGCATCCGGCCTGGATCAGTTCACGCAATGTGCTGTCAGAGAAAGCTTGCAGCCCGCCAGCCAGCGTCACGCGCTGGGCCAGCATGGCCTCGGCCAATGAAAATCCGATGGTTGGTTGGTACTGCGCAATGAAGGCAGCCGCCTGCTGCAGTGGCCAATACGCATCCGGCAGCAGCAGGTAATGCCGAATGCTGCGCGATGTGCCTGGCACGCTGGCCGCCAGCGGCTCTGCCGCTGGCAGGCTGTGGCTTAAAGCCTCGTGCTGCACCGCAGAGATCTGCGACTCGAACTCAGTTCCCTTCTCGACAGTGGGGAAGCTGTGTGCGGCCAGGCGGCCCGGCTCCAGGGCCGCGTCGGCGATCGCATTGGGCATGCCCTCTGCGTCAAACCAGGCCTGGCCGGCTTCGGGGCTGTCCGCATCCGCGGCCAGCAGCCAAAGGCCGGCGGCTACAACGTTGTTGGGCAGCTCGGCACCCTTCAGGGTTTCGATCAATTGTTGCGTTGTTACGGAGTCGGCCTCGCCGTGTTGCTGTATGCCGGTGGCCACTAAAATCATGGGCAGGCTGCGGCCGATCGCCGCCGTGGTCACCGCGTTGTACCAATCAAAGATGCGGAAGCCGCGCTGGTCCTGGCTGTTCTCGGGCGTGGAGTAGGGCAGTGTGGCGGGCCAACGTTCCGGGCCGCCTTCGCCCCAGTTCAAACCTTTTTCGCCAACCCAGGCGTATGCGCCCAAAGCCAGATTGGCCAGCAGTACTTCCTCACCGCGCTGGTCCAGCTCTTCCAGCGCACCGCGCACGAAGGCTGTGTCCCAATAGTCGCCGCCGGGCTCCAGCGGGGGGAAGACCGGCGTCAGGCCGGCTTCGATCGCCGCCTGCGCCAGCGGAACGAACAGTTCCAGGAAGCGCGGCACCAGCCCACGCTGCGTCCAGCCAGTGGCAGGCCACTGGCTGCGCAGGTTGGGCTTGTCGAACAGTACGGCATAGCGTACGCCCCACTTGGCATATGCTTCAAACATGCCCTGTAGCGCGCTGGCATCCGCGGCGCCGTCCAGCGCCAGTTGGAAGTGCAGCACCGGCTCAATCCCAGCCTGTGCCAGACTGCGAATGAAGTCTTCGGGGATGGCGCGCTCAGCCGTGGCTTGCAGCACAACCCAATTGGCGCCCATGGCCTGCATCTTGGGCAGCCAGGTGAGCAGGTCTGCGCTGTGATAGTGCGCCGTGTTCGGGAAGTAATGCACCCCTAGGCGCCCGCGGCTGGCTAGCCCTTTAAATGAGTTCTCTTGCACCGTTATGTCCAACATCATGCTGGACATGGATGCAAGAGACGTGCCAATCCTTCAATTTCTGCCCTGTGGGCTCCGGATTGGGTAAACCTCTAAGTTGGTGGCCCTAGAAACAGGCCAGGCCTGCTCCCGGGCAGCGGGCGGCGATCAACGCCAGCGCCGCAGCCATGAAGGCAAAACCTGCGATCGCGCCGATCACGGTCTGCGGCAGGTCATGCCGGTCAGTGTGCACACGCGCCCACAGCACCAAAGGCACCAGCAGGAACAGCGGCGCGGCCGCCGGGCCAAGCAGCGCCCACAGCAGCAGCACGAAGGCGGCAATCCCCGCGCCGTGCCCGCTGATCTTCCATTTGAGCGTGATCAGCAGCATCAGCAGGCCCTGCAGCGCGCCCACGTAAGTGAAGGCCTGGATGACAAACGGCGCATCCGAGAAGTACATCACCACGCTGGCAACCGTGAAGACGATGAAGATGAACGCCATGGGCTTGATGCGTTCGGTGCGCTCCTTCATATGGAAGTCGCTCACCTCACCCTTGCGCATCAGGTAGATCAGGTAGAGCAGGGGCAGCACAAAGCCAAAGCCGGCGTACACGCCCGCCCACGGCCAGAAGCGCTCATCGTTGATCTGAATGCCCATCAGGTACATGCTGGCGAAGCTCAGCACGGCCGGGCTGGTGAGCACAGAAATGGCTTTGGCCAATACCCACAAGGGGTCGCGTTGTACGGTGCTTGCTGTTTGCATCTTCGGCATAATCGTAATTCACAGCCTTTAAAGGGGAATAAAGCAACGGCGAATGTATTGTTAACAAGTTTAACCGCCTTTCGATACGTGCATATGGTAAAAACGCAGCATGATTTTAGTCACCGGTGGCCCAGGCTTTATTGGTCAGCGTTTGATTGACCGCCTGGTGCAGGAGGGCCACCAGGTGCGCGCCCTCATTCGCCCATCCAGCCTTTCGCCGCGGCTCCCGCACGGCGTATCCGTGCAGGCTGCCATCAGCAGCCTGGCGGATACGCGCGGCTTGCGCGCCGCCCTCGTCGGCGTCGACACCGTCTACCACCTGGCCGGCATTGACTGGGCCGACCCCGGCGATGATCTGCGCGCCACCGATATTGACGGCACGCGCAGCCTGCTGCAAGCGGCCCAGGATGCCGGCGTGCAGCGCCTGGTATACCTCAGCCACCTGGATGCCGACCGCGCCGCGGCCTATCCGGCCCTCAAGACCAAGGGCATCGCCGAAGAGTTCATCCGCCAAAGCCCCATCCCGCACACCATCCTGCGCTCTGCCATTGTGTATGGCCCAAACGATCACTTCACCACGCGCCTGGCGCAGTTGCTGGCCTACGTGCCCCGCGTCTTCCCCTTGCCGGGCGATGGCGCCTCGCTCTTGCAGCCCATCTGGGTGGAAGACCTGGTGACCTGCCTGGCCTGGTGTCTGGAAGATGACCAGACCCTTGGCCAGACCTATCAAGTGGGCGGGCCGGAGCACATGTCCTACAAGCGCATCATCGAACTGGTGATGGAGCGGAGCGGCCAGCCGCGCCGCTTGCTGCCCGTGCGCCCCTCGTATCTGCGCATGCTCAATGTCCTGCTGCACACCCTCGCGCCACGCCTTCCGGTCTCCAGCTATTGGCTTGACTATCTGGCCGCTGACCGCATTTGTGAGCTGGACGTGGTGCCGCGTGTGTTTCACCTGATGCCGGCGCGTTTCCCCCAGCGCTTGGAGTATCTGCAAGGCGTGGATTGGAAGGCTAGCTTGCGGGCTAACTACTAGCTATCAATGTCCAACTCATCGCCATTCTTTCCAAACTGTCTTTGTGAACTGTTGACTGTCAACTGTTCACTAATTCCACTGGCGCGTGCCAACGCCCCTCTATATACTGCCTGCAGATGCGCACCTACGATGTAACCCTCACCATCGATCCTTCCATGCCCGTGTGGCCCGGCGACCCGGGAGTCACGCTGGAACGCGTGCAGAAGATCGAAGATGGTTCAGTCGCCAATGTTTCGCGCATCGAGATGGGCGTGCACACCGGTACGCATGTAGACGCTCCCTATCACTTCATCAAAGACGGCAGCACCGTCGAGCGTTTGTCGCTCAAGACGCTGATCGGGCGCGCCTATGTGGTGCACCTGGACGATAGCGTTGACCGCATCATGCCTGAGCATTTGGAGGCGGCCGGCATTCCGCCGCGCACGCAGCGCGTGCTCATCCGCACCCGCAACTCCAAACACTGGGCCAAGGGCGATTACAAGCCTTTCGACGAAGATTATGTGGGCGTAGATGTCAGCGCCGCGCAGTACTTGGTCAAGCGCGGCGTCAAGCTGGTGGGCGTGGACTATTTGTCTGTGGCCCCGTTCCCCGAACCGCAGCCCACCCATGTCGCCTTGCTCAAGGCGGGGGTGGTCATCGTGGAAGGGCTCAACCTCTCCCAAGTGGCCCAGGGCCGCTACAACTTCTGGTGTTTGCCCCTCAAGCTGGATAAGACTGACGGTGCCCCGGCGCGGGCGGTATTAGTAGGCGTGTAAGCATTGCCGAATATAGCTCTTCGTCTCGCCACCAAAGAAGATGCCGCTGCAATTTTAGAAATTTACGCGCCAATTGTGAATAATACTGCCTCCTCTTTTGAGATTGAAGTGCCCGCACTTGGCGAGATGCAAACCCGCATCCAAAGCATTTCGAATAGTTATCCCTGGCTTGTTGCTGAGCATGAGAGCCGCATCTTGGGTTACGCCTACGCCAGCCAGTACCGTCAGCGTGCCGGCTATAACTGGGCAGTGGAAACGTCTGTATATGTCCATCCAGATGCTCTCCGCCAGGGATTGGCAGCGCTTATGTATACCGCGCTGTTTGCAATTCTTAAGGTCCAGGGCTTCTTCAAGGCCTACGCAGTCATCACCTTGCCAAATCCAAGCAGCGTGGGCTTGCACGAATCTTTTGGCTTTCGACACTTTGCCACTTTCCAGTCAGTGGGTTACAAGCTCAATACCTGGTGGGATGTGGGATGGTGGGAGCGTGTGCTGCTCCCAGAGCGGCACGCGCCTGCGCAGCCGCTGTGGCTTAGCGCCTTGGTGGGCAGCCCGCAGATTGATGCCATCCTGCAGGGGCAGGCCCCATGAGTGTGCGCGCGGCTCATCCCGCGGAAGCAGCCGAAATAGCCCGCGTGCATGTCGCCAGCTTCCGCAGCGCCCATCGCAGCATGCTGCCGGATGAGTTCCTGGATGCTCTCTCAGTCGAAAGCCGCGAGGAGATGTGGCGGCGCATGCTCACAGAGCGGGCGGAGACGCACTTTCTCTTCGTAGCTCTGGATGGCGAGCAAATCATCGGTTTCGCCGCCGGCGGCCCGCACACAGGCGACCAGCCAGGCAATCCGTCATCCGGCTACGCCGGCAAGATCTATACCATATACCTGCTGCCTGAAGCGCAGG contains the following coding sequences:
- a CDS encoding 2-oxoacid:ferredoxin oxidoreductase subunit beta; the protein is MPNVQLNLVGLSKNDYRGAPTTLCAGCGHNSISNQIIAAAYELNVVPEDVIKLSGIGCSSKSPAYFLNRSFGFNSLHGRMPSVATGAMFGDHRMRALAVSGDGDTTNIGMGQFKHIMRRNVPMVYIVENNGVYGLTKGQFSATAEKGLRLKYQGLNPFTPVDVVEEAMASGATFVARSFAGDANQVKALIKAALSHNGLAILDIISPCVTFNNEDDSRHSYGWGREHQEPLHDFTFVPREQEIQLGEFPEGTTKTVTMHDGATIVLKKLDREHDPTSRSAAMKLIEAARTEAVLLTGLIYVEPNLPSLTDVAELSATRPLNRMTEADLRPDKSMIEKANAMMF
- a CDS encoding 2-oxoacid:acceptor oxidoreductase subunit alpha, which translates into the protein MATPQVQETQQTGTGKAVVNDFSMTVATKNGSGSQTSNLTLLRALFKMGIPVSGKNLFPSNIQGLPTWYTIRLSKKGYLARRAEHEIVVAMNEDTFVEDLASVAPGGAFYYGDHLKFEVNRTDISVYSFPAKKFAKESTAPATLRDYVANMAYVGVLAHMLDIDMSKIREALDYHFDGKEKPIAINMGVIEAAYEWAKTSLTKTDPFRVEPMDETQGFIMADGNTAGALGSIFGGVQFMAWYPITPASSLAEGVSQNIAKFRDKEGHDGKTYGIVQAEDELAAIGMAVGAGWSGLRSLTSTSGPGISLMTEFVGLAAYAEIPVVIWDIQRVGPSTGLPTRTSQGDIISTYFLGHGDTKHIMLLPGSASECFEFGWKSFDIAERMQTPVFVMSDLDLGMNTWMTKPFEYPNVPMDRGKILWEEDLEKLSDWQRYKDVDGDGIPYRTVPGNKHPRSAWFARGTGHNDNAKYSERSEDWEKNMARLKHKFETASSYMPKPEITGSGNKVGIISYGSTDAAILEARDYLAENGLETDYLRLRAVPFTSEVKDFIDKHERVYVVEMNRDGQMNMILRLEYPEHTMKLISLAKHDGMPLTANWVKEAVELQEK
- a CDS encoding FadR family transcriptional regulator is translated as MLKETTSFDFIKYLANGNGSDRLPSLQELSAEHGVSISVLREQLQVARALGFVEVRPRTGIKRLPYTFAPAVRESLFYAMDRDRAAFDRFSDVRRHLERAYWYEAVERLTPEDIDHLRKLVDRAEEMLQVEPIRVPHAEHRELHLVIYRHLENPFVIGLLEAYWEAYEQVGLSRYTGLAYQVQVWSSHRQIVEAIANQDFERGHQLLNGHFDLIDKRDE
- the ftsZ gene encoding cell division protein FtsZ; this encodes MEDFNLETQPTKTKLGPVIKVVGLGGGGGNAVDRMIELGLENIDFIAANTDYQVLQRSLAPTKVQLGPLLTRGLGAGGNPEIGRQAAIESRKELEAALEGADMVFLTAGMGGGTGTGSIAIAGEVARELGAVTIAVVTMPFSFEMGRRLKNAQEGLAMLQPNTDTLIAIPNDRLLYVAPQDLPLETAFRMADDVLRQSVQGIAELVTQPGLINVDFAHVRNMMLKGGGALMAIGQGTGQGKAVAAVQQALNHPLLESVSLKDASGVIANFSGGDDLTLFEVGEALGYLRELVNEDVEVVMGVSSDERMTERTQVILVVTGIGAKSLEEVLPGAEKLHPVAVTAAPAKVVAKAAVPAMAAVGMPAEMNGMDVVPDEIGEGETEPSESAFQAGVEAKPVRTEMIAESMPAMPVDVLNDLDVPAFMRKRARFNLRVGE
- a CDS encoding NAD-dependent epimerase/dehydratase family protein — translated: MILVTGGPGFIGQRLIDRLVQEGHQVRALIRPSSLSPRLPHGVSVQAAISSLADTRGLRAALVGVDTVYHLAGIDWADPGDDLRATDIDGTRSLLQAAQDAGVQRLVYLSHLDADRAAAYPALKTKGIAEEFIRQSPIPHTILRSAIVYGPNDHFTTRLAQLLAYVPRVFPLPGDGASLLQPIWVEDLVTCLAWCLEDDQTLGQTYQVGGPEHMSYKRIIELVMERSGQPRRLLPVRPSYLRMLNVLLHTLAPRLPVSSYWLDYLAADRICELDVVPRVFHLMPARFPQRLEYLQGVDWKASLRANY
- a CDS encoding cyclase family protein; this encodes MRTYDVTLTIDPSMPVWPGDPGVTLERVQKIEDGSVANVSRIEMGVHTGTHVDAPYHFIKDGSTVERLSLKTLIGRAYVVHLDDSVDRIMPEHLEAAGIPPRTQRVLIRTRNSKHWAKGDYKPFDEDYVGVDVSAAQYLVKRGVKLVGVDYLSVAPFPEPQPTHVALLKAGVVIVEGLNLSQVAQGRYNFWCLPLKLDKTDGAPARAVLVGV
- a CDS encoding N-acetyltransferase, translating into MPNIALRLATKEDAAAILEIYAPIVNNTASSFEIEVPALGEMQTRIQSISNSYPWLVAEHESRILGYAYASQYRQRAGYNWAVETSVYVHPDALRQGLAALMYTALFAILKVQGFFKAYAVITLPNPSSVGLHESFGFRHFATFQSVGYKLNTWWDVGWWERVLLPERHAPAQPLWLSALVGSPQIDAILQGQAP
- a CDS encoding GNAT family N-acetyltransferase, whose protein sequence is MSVRAAHPAEAAEIARVHVASFRSAHRSMLPDEFLDALSVESREEMWRRMLTERAETHFLFVALDGEQIIGFAAGGPHTGDQPGNPSSGYAGKIYTIYLLPEAQGLGAGRELLERILAEFRSREQSPVFLWVLKENMQARGFYEHMGGELVEEKQEEFAGQPTTQVAYAWFNE